One Aegilops tauschii subsp. strangulata cultivar AL8/78 chromosome 7, Aet v6.0, whole genome shotgun sequence genomic window carries:
- the LOC109754137 gene encoding aspartyl protease family protein At5g10770-like, with the protein MYDARIYVSVAPRPNGAAVPLVHRHGPCAKSPSTDKPSSFAETLRRSRVRADYVMSTMQMQDQEEGKVSIPAHLGTFVDSQEYVVTLGLGTPAVEQVLLLDTGSDLSWVQCAPCNSTDCYPQKDPLFDPRKSSTYAPIPCGSDVCKILQSDDHLNNGCSMNGNGTQSQCGYRVEYGGGSKTSGVYSNEALTLAPGVIIKDFHFGCGYKQGGPNDKFDGLLGLGRAPESLPVQTSALYGGSFSHCLPSVSSGTGFLALGAPSNTSGFSFTPMTQFVDSVTDYVVKLTGISVGGKQLRIPGKVFEGGLIVDCGNIISHLPSTPYAKLRSAFRAAMAAYPLIPSDDHDTCYNFTGYSNVTVPKVALTFTGGVTIDLDVPNGLLLDGCLAFTDSGSDGYVGFLGNVQMRTLEMLYDVRGGRLGFRAGAC; encoded by the coding sequence ATGTATGACGCTCGGATATATGTTTCAGTGGCGCCACGGCCAAACGGCGCCGCTGTGCCGCTGGTGCACAGGCACGGACCCTGCGCCAAGTCGCCGTCGACCGACAAGCCATCATCTTTCGCCGAGACGCTTCGCAGAAGCCGCGTCCGCGCAGACTACGTCATGAGCACCATGCAGATGCAGGACCAGGAGGAGGGCAAGGTGAGCATCCCGGCGCACCTGGGCACCTTCGTGGACTCGCAGGAATACGTGGTGACGTTGGGCCTGGGCACGCCGGCCGTGGAGCAGGTCCTCCTCCTGGACACCGGCAGCGACCTGTCGTGGGTGCAGTGCGCGCCATGCAACTCCACCGACTGCTACCCTCAGAAGGATCCCTTGTTCGACCCGCGCAAGTCCTCCACCTACGCTCCCATCCCCTGCGGCTCCGACGTGTGCAAGATCCTCCAGTCCGACGACCACTTGAACAATGGCTGCAGCATGAACGGCAATGGCACCCAGTCCCAGTGCGGGTATCGAGTCGAGTACGGAGGAGGGTCAAAGACCAGCGGCGTGTACAGCAACGAGGCGCTCACGCTGGCGCCCGGCGTCATCATCAAGGACTTCCATTTCGGATGTGGGTACAAGCAGGGTGGCCCCAACGACAAGTTCGACGGCCTGCTCGGGCTTGGCCGCGCGCCCGAGTCGCTCCCGGTTCAGACCTCCGCGCTCTACGGCGGCTCTTTCTCCCACTGCCTCCCGTCGGTGAGCAGCGGCACCGGGTTCCTCGCCCTTGGCGCGCCCAGCAACACCTCGGGCTTCTCATTCACGCCCATGACCCAGTTTGTGGATTCCGTCACCGACTACGTGGTGAAGCTCACCGGCATCAGCGTCGGCGGTAAGCAGCTCCGCATCCCAGGGAAGGTGTTCGAGGGGGGCCTGATCGTGGACTGCGGCAATATCATCTCACATCTGCCGTCGACGCCCTACGCGAAACTGCGGTCCGCGTTCCGGGCGGCCATGGCGGCTTACCCGCTCATCCCGAGCGACGACCACGACACATGCTACAACTTCACAGGATACAGCAACGTCACCGTGCCCAAGGTCGCTCTCACATTCACCGGCGGCGTCACGATCGACCTCGACGTCCCCAATGGGCTTCTGTTGGACGGCTGTCTGGCCTTCACCGACTCCGGGTCAGATGGTTACGTCGGGTTCCTCGGCAATGTCCAAATGAGAACGTTGGAGATGTTGTACGACGTTAGGGGTGGTAGActcggattccgggcaggtgcctGCTGA
- the LOC109754141 gene encoding aspartyl protease family protein At5g10770-like: MASPLFLCILLVVFGSYLSTISAAGDVTPRPDRAGAAAPLVHRHGPCAKSPSTDKPSSFAEALHRSRVRADYIMSRALRGRDTTTTIEVVTLGLGTPAVEQVLLMDTGSDLSWVQCAPCNSTDCYPQKDPLFDPRKSSTYAPIPCGSDLCKSLQSDHFDNGCSMNGNGTQSQCGYRVEYGGGLKTRGVYSNEALTMAPGVVIKDFHFGCAYKQIGSDDKSDGLLGLGGAPESLPVQTSAVYGGSFSYCLPPVSSGTGFLALGAPSNTSGFSFTPMTPFMDYATFYLVKLTGISVGGKQLRIPPKVFEGGLIVDCGNIISHLPSTPYAELQSAFRAAMAAYPLIPSDEYDTCYNFTGYSNITVPKVALTFTGGVTVDLDVPNGVLLDGCLAFTESGLDDYVGFLGNVQMRTLEMLYDVRGGRLGFRAGAC; encoded by the exons ATGGCTTCTCccttgttcttgtgtatcctccTGGTCGTATTTGGCAGCTACCTTTCCACCATTTCTGCTGCAGGCGACG TGACGCCGCGGCCAGACCGCGCCGGCGCCGCTGCGCCGCTGGTGCACAGGCACGGACCCTGCGCCAAGTCGCCGTCCACCGACAAGCCATCATCTTTCGCCGAGGCGCTTCACAGAAGCCGCGTCCGTGCAGACTACATCATGAGCCGAGCGCTGAGGGGGAGGgacaccaccaccaccatagAG GTGGTGACGTTGGGCCTGGGCACGCCGGCCGTGGAGCAGGTCCTCCTCATGGACACCGGCAGCGACCTGTCATGGGTGCAGTGCGCACCATGCAACTCCACCGACTGCTACCCTCAGAAGGATCCCTTGTTCGACCCGCGCAAGTCGTCCACGTACGCTCCCATCCCCTGCGGCTCCGACCTGTGCAAGAGCCTCCAATCCGACCACTTCGACAATGGCTGCAGCATGAATGGCAATGGCACCCAGTCCCAGTGCGGGTATCGAGTCGAGTACGGAGGAGGATTAAAGACCAGGGGCGTGTACAGCAACGAGGCGCTCACGATGGCGCCCGGCGTCGTCATCAAGGACTTCCATTTCGGCTGTGCATACAAGCAGATTGGCTCCGACGACAAGTCCGACGGCCTGCTCGGGCTCGGTGGCGCGCCTGAGTCGCTCCCGGTTCAGACCTCCGCGGTCTACGGCGGCTCTTTCTCCTACTGCCTCCCGCCGGTGAGCAGCGGCACCGGGTTCCTCGCCCTCGGCGCGCCCAGCAACACCTCGGGCTTCTCCTTCACGCCCATGACCCCCTTCATGGATTACGCTACCTTCTACCTGGTGAAGCTCACCGGCATCAGCGTCGGCGGGAAGCAGCTCCGTATACCGCCAAAGGTGTTCGAGGGGGGCCTGATCGTGGACTGCGGCAATATCATCTCACATCTGCCATCGACGCCCTATGCGGAACTGCAGTCCGCGTTCCGGGCGGCCATGGCGGCTTACCCGCTCATCCCGAGCGACGAGTACGACACATGCTACAACTTCACCGGATACAGCAACATCACCGTGCCCAAGGTCGCTCTCACGTTCACCGGCGGCGTCACGGTCGACCTCGATGTCCCTAACGGGGTTCTGTTGGATGGTTGTCTGGCCTTCACCGAGTCCGGGCTAGATGATTACGTCGGGTTCCTCGGTAATGTCCAGATGAGAACGTTGGAGATGTTGTACGATGTCAGGGGTGGTAGActcggattccgggcaggtgcctGCTGA